From Juglans regia cultivar Chandler chromosome 8, Walnut 2.0, whole genome shotgun sequence, the proteins below share one genomic window:
- the LOC108997851 gene encoding uncharacterized protein LOC108997851 yields MGYYKLNWDATIAKEASKVAIGAVIRDQMGLVVGTLQAQKVLFVDSFMAEAYALMLAVIFCRDMGIQDIIMEGDALQVIHVLNKATTDWSQGGVLIANAKMILNTLHSWSGSHVKREGNKAAHILARNTPSLEEDLYVLEDYPACIHSIILSEMM; encoded by the coding sequence ATGGGTTATTACAAATTGAACTGGGATGCAACCATTGCTAAAGAAGCTAGTAAAGTTGCGATAGGTGCAGTTATAAGGGATCAAATGGGTCTAGTTGTTGGCACTCTTCAAGCTCAGAAAGTTCTTTTTGTAGATTCCTTTATGGCAGAGGCCTATGCTCTAATGCTAGCTGTCATTTTTTGTCGAGACATGGGTATACAAGATATTATCATGGAGGGAGATGCGCTACAAGTCATCCATGTTCTGAACAAAGCAACTACTGATTGGAGCCAAGGTGGAGTTCTAATTGCAAACGCTAAAATGATACTCAATACCTTGCATTCATGGTCAGGTTCTCATGTCAAGAGGGAAGGAAATAAAGCTGCCCACATTTTAGCCAGAAATACTCCGTCCCTAGAGGAAGACTTATATGTACTGGAAGATTATCCAGCTTGTATACATTCCATTATTCTTAGTGAGATGATGTAA
- the LOC118349300 gene encoding uncharacterized protein LOC118349300 — translation MEPRTEAYGNLPKQATKKFQAGWSSSSAQTHDCPTDVIEDETQREFKNKLVSTTDSSSSFGKPSLGQPLCFCEIEAQLRYSSTIKNPGRPFLGCPNYNTKGLPYCKYFKWVEEDQYKKSDLRETHNELLRAKKELEKILDDIEKSKIDLRKRADEIEMREMTLSNRNEEVVKKELAVLVREAQIRHSRTLLRVYWAAAFVVACYLSCK, via the exons ATGGAACCCCGAACGGAAGCGTACGGGAACCTTCCCAAGCAAGCAACGAAAAAGTTTCAAGCAGGGTGGTCATCTTCTTCTGCTCAAACACACGACTGCCCCACCGACGTCATAGAAGACGAAACACAAAGGGAG TTTAAGAATAAGCTGGTTTCCACCACggactcttcttcatcttttggtAAACCAAGTCTGGGTCAACCATTATGCTTCTGTGAAATTGAAGCCCAACTAAGATACTCATCTACTATAAAAAATCCAGGACGACCTTTCTTAGGGTGTCCTAACTACAACACAAAG ggattaccatattgtaaGTATTTCAAGTGGGTTGAGGAGGATCAATACAAAAAGTCCGATCTAAGAGAAACTCACAATGAACTGTTAAGAGCCAAGAAAGAGCTGGAGAAGATACTCGATGATATCGAAAAGAGCAAAATTGATCTCCGTAAGAGAGCGGATGagatcgagatgagagagatgacGCTATCCAATAGAAatgaggaggttgtgaagaaGGAGTTGGCGGTTCTTGTACGCGAAGCGCAAATAAGACACTCACGCACACTACTCCGAGTGTATTGGGCTGCCGCATTTGTTGTAGCATGTTACTTGTCTTGCAAATAG
- the LOC118349201 gene encoding protein FAR1-RELATED SEQUENCE 5-like, with translation MGKGEEHSSSQTPSSSNSQTADIPSSNRYFVDYTSPGYYGPLPAWPMPLSPYPDGGQYPRNYEVNVGDPNPLMATSPAMSGRVDIEEPPECRETDIPCTSERVEESKEDRLNSEETEVGIGGTPQLEDEVGGDLIEEPKSGMEFNTFEELMAYYKHYGKKSGFGVLIRRTDKGDDGTVRYATLGCARGGKARNRTLNVARPRPTGKTECKAKVNALKVDGKFRLTTVNNLHNHGLSPNKSRFFRCNREVSDSVKRVLDINDMAGIRMNKSFGSLVVGAGGFENLPFLEKDCRNYIDKYKNPGFFALMDLDDEGRLRNVFWADPRSRAAYQYFGDVVTFDTTYLTNRYGVPFAPFVGVNHHGQSILLGAGLISSEDTETFVWLFQTWLKCMDGIAPKAIITDQDRAMKNAIAIVFPESRHRLCLWHILKKVPEKLSSYASYKSGMKNALMKSVYDTQTVAEFEKSWDQLITTYNLHENVWLKSLYTERESWVPAFLKDCFWAGMSTTQRSESMNAFFDGYVHAKTNLKEEVQMQLTGIIDLDPELVKRDGAVKTYQLEDEVRVEEFTKLVTFFVDFSEEGADAKCSCGLFQMKGILCRHIFAVFKCNGIKFLPEKYILDRWRKDIKRRYTLIGSSYDAGDQRPDAYRYASLLKICYEMITHAAGSEKHTEDATHKLHAMIELYNEKVDPSSMTLTGSNVPCTQNDTTTVGSSKKVLSPLVVRGKGRPPSLRKASRMEKDMRKLKGKAAGAPVNRKRKQVQYISALNI, from the exons ATGGGAAAAGGGGAAGAACACTCATCTTCCCAaacaccatctagctcaaattCCCAAACCgct GATATACCATCAAGTAACCGGTACTTTGTAGATTACACTAGTCCCGGTTACTACGGACCACTTCCTGCTTGGCCAATGCCTTTATCTCCATATCCTGATGGCGGCCAATATCCAAGAAACTATGAAGTG aaTGTCGGTGACCCGAACCCTCTCATGGCTACAAGCCCCGCTATGAGTGGGAGAGTTGATATAGAGGAACCACCTGAGTGTAGAGAAACTGATATTCCATGTACATCTGAAAGAGTTGAAGAAAGTAAAGAGGATAGACTCAATTCAGAAGAAACTGAGGTTGGGATTGGCGGGACACCACAGTTAGAGGATGAAGTTGGTGGTGATCtcattgaggagccaaagtcgGGAATGGAGTTTAATACGTTTGAAGAATTAATGGCTTATTATAAGCATTATGGTAAAAAAAGCGGGTTTGGGGTATTGATAAGAAGGACTGATAAAGGGGATGATGGCACTGTCCGATATGCCACCCTTGGTTGTGCCCGTGGTGGGAAGGCCCGGAATAGGACATTGAATGTCGCTAGACCACGTCCAACAGGAAAGACAGAATGTAAGGCAAAGgttaatgccttaaaagttgatGGGAAGTTCCGGTTGACAACAGTGAATAATCTCCATAACCATGGCCTTAGCCCAAATAAATCTCGCTTCTTccgatgtaatagagaagtgagtgactcTGTAAAAAGAGTCCTAGATATAAATGATATGGCTGGGATCCGAATGAATAAGAGCTTCGGATCTCTCGTCGTTGGCGCTGGTGGATTCGAGAACCTCCCATTTCTAGAAAAGGACTGTCGTAATTATATCGATAAG tacaaaaatcccGGTTTCTTTGCCCtgatggatttggatgatgaggGGAGGTTGAGGAATGTCTTCTGGGCTgacccccgtagtagggcaGCCTACCAATACTTCGGTGATGTGGTGACATTCGACACTACATATCTGACGAATAGATATGGGGTgccctttgcaccatttgttggtgtaaaccaccatgggcagTCAATTCTGTTGGGAGCAGGAttgatttccagtgaggatacAGAGACCTTCGTCTGGTTATTCCAGACGTGGTTgaagtgtatggatggtatcgCTCCTAAAGCTATTATCACCGATCAGGAcagagcgatgaaaaatgcaattgctatTGTCTTTCCTGAAAGCCGACATCGACTTTGTTTGTGGCATATACTTAAAAAAGTTCCCGAGAAGTTGTCCTCCTATGCTTCCTACAAAAGTGGGATGAAGAATGCGTTGATGAAATCTGTGTATGACACGCAAACTGTTGCAGAGTTTGAGAAATCTTGGGATCAGTTAATCACCACTTACAATTTGCATGAGAATGTCTGGCTGAAAAGTTTATACACTGAGCGTGAGTCTTGGGTACCTGCATTCTTGAAGGACTGTTTCTGGGCTGGGATGAGTACAACGCAGCGCAGTGAAAGCATGAACGCGTTTTTCGATGGTTATGTGCATGCgaagacaaacttgaaaga GGAAGTTCAGATGCAACTAACCGGCATTATTGATTTAGATCCAGAGTTAGTTAAGAGGGATGGTGCAGTAAAGACCTATCAATTAGAGGACGAAGTTCGTGTGGAAGAGTTCACTAAATTGGTTACCTTTTTTGTGGACTTCAGTGAGGAAGGTGCAGATGCTAAGTGTTCATGTGGTTTATTTCAGATGAAGGGTATACTGTGTAGGCACATTTTCGCTGTATTTAAATGTAACGGGATAAAATTCCTGCCAGAGAAGTACATTTTAGAccgatggaggaaggatatcAAAAGGAGATACACGTTAATCGGTAGTAGTTATGATGCTGGAGATCAGCGGCCAGATGCTTACAGATATGCtagtttattaaaaatctgttaTGAAATGATTACTCATGCAGCGGGTTCAGAAAAACATACTGAGGATGCCACACATAAGTTACATGCAATGATTGAATTATATAATGAGAAAGTAGACCCTTCATCGATGACCCTCACTGGTTCCAATGTTCCTTGTACTCAAAATGACACAACCACAGTGGGTAGTTCGAAAAAAGTACTCAGTCCATTAGTTGTCAGAGGGAAAGGCAGACCTCCATCTCTGAGGAaagcatccaggatggagaaagaCATGCGGAAACTTAAAGGAAAGGCAGCCGGGGCACCAGTAAACCGGAAACGTAAACAGGTGCAATATATTTCagctttaaatatatag